A genomic segment from Yimella sp. cx-51 encodes:
- a CDS encoding uridine kinase — protein sequence MSTPTDDTASARVLILCGPSGAGKTRLAERLSRAYGWPIVRLDDFYKDGDDPSLPLSPIGIPDWDDVRSWHVKLAFEALASLCRTGTTAVPLYDISTSRAIGSHVVDRGSADTVIAEGIFAADLVGHLRDAGLLRDAYCVRQNRWLTMGRRFVRDVSERRKPVPVLVRRGIRLALDEPKIVAAHARRGARPVRPKQAQREVRVGS from the coding sequence GCGGGCAAGACCCGCCTCGCCGAGCGGCTCAGCCGTGCCTACGGATGGCCGATCGTCCGCCTGGACGACTTCTACAAGGACGGCGATGATCCGTCACTTCCGTTGTCCCCCATCGGAATTCCCGACTGGGACGACGTCCGCTCGTGGCACGTGAAGCTGGCCTTCGAGGCATTGGCGAGCTTGTGCCGCACCGGCACCACCGCCGTCCCGCTGTACGACATCTCGACATCGCGGGCGATCGGCAGCCACGTGGTCGATCGCGGGAGCGCCGACACGGTGATCGCCGAGGGCATTTTCGCCGCCGACCTGGTGGGCCACCTGCGCGATGCCGGCCTGTTGCGCGACGCCTACTGCGTGCGGCAGAACCGCTGGCTGACCATGGGCCGCCGCTTCGTGCGGGACGTCTCCGAACGCCGTAAGCCGGTGCCGGTGCTCGTGCGCCGCGGCATACGGCTGGCACTGGACGAGCCGAAGATCGTCGCGGCCCATGCGCGGCGTGGCGCCCGTCCGGTGAGGCCGAAACAGGCACAGCGGGAGGTTAGGGTCGGTTCATGA